The Streptococcus sp. oral taxon 431 nucleotide sequence CAAAGGCTGCAAAGGTAGACTGGGTGACTGCTGCTAGATAGTCTCCCGAACCAAGCTTCATGATGATAAAGGTTGCTAAGAGCATCCAAATAACTCGGATAACTTGCTCAGCGATTTGACTCATGGCATAAGGCTTGAGATTATTCATCCCTTGGAAAAATCCACGGATAACACTCATAGACGGGAAAATCAAGACAGCCCAAGCTAGACTCTGCATAATGGGAATCAAATCCTTCCCGACACCCGAAAGATCTGCCAACCAAGGTGCAAAGAGATATAAGATCAAAGCAAAGGCAAGTCCCAATACCGTCATAAAGCCTAAGAAGCTTCGAATCAGGGCAAAACTATGCTCTTCCTCATGCATGGTATTGTATTTAGCGACCTGCTTAGCGACTGCAACAGGAATACCCGCTGTCGAAATTAACAAGAACCAAGCATAGATATTGTAACCCATAGTAAAGAGACCATTAGCCTTAGCAGCATAAGTCCCCATCCAGATATACCAAGGGATGATGTAAATGGCCCCGAGCAGGCGACTGATAAAGTTACTAGCCGTTAGCCAGGCAGTTCCGCGTAACATCTGGGCCTGCTGATGATTATTTTCGTTAGACATAACTTCCTCATTTAATTTTAATAACGGAAATGTTCCTTATCTTCCATTATAAACTTTTCCTTGTTACTTGTAAAATTCAGACTTTCGGTTTACAATAGAAAGTATGATAAAGATTGAAACTATATTAGATATTTTAAAGAAAGATGGTCTCTTCCGTGAGATTATCGACCAAGGACATTACCACTACAACTACAACGATGTTATTTTTGACAGCATCAGTTACGATAGCCGAACAACCAAAGAAAATACTCTATTTTTTGCAAAAGGAGCTGCCTTTAAAAAAGAATATCTATTTTCAGCTATCGCACAAGGGCTTAATTGGTACGTGGCTGAACAGGATTATGAAGTTGGTATTCCTGTTATTGTTGTTAACAATATCAAAAAGGCCATGAGTTTGATTGCCATGGAATTTTATGGCAACCCTCAGGAGAAACTGAAAATCCTTGCTTTCACTGGCACTAAAGGAAAAACAACAGCGGCTTACTTTGCCTATCATATCTTGTCCCAACGCTACCCAACAGCCCTCTTATCGACAATGAATACCACTTTAGATGGCAAGACTTTCTTCAAATCTTCCTTCTCAACACCTGAAAATATCGACCTCTTTGATATGATGGCTCAAGCAGTTAAGAATGGAAGAACCCATCTGGTAATGGAAGTTTCCAGCCAAGCATATCTGGTAAATCGAGTGTATGGTTTAACTTTCGACGTGGGAGTTTTTCTCAACATCACACCAGACCATATTGGTCCTATTGAACATCCGACTTTTGAAGATTACTTCTATCATAAACGCCTCTTAATGAAAAATAGCCGAGCAGTTGTCATTAATAGCGATATGGACCACTTCTCTATTCTGAAAGAACAAGTTGTGAACCAAGAGCATGACTTCTACGGTAGCCAGTCAAATAACCAGATTGAAAACTCCAAAGCCTTTAACTTCTCAGCTACTGGTAAATTAGCAGGAGATTATGACATCCAACTAATTGGACATTTCAACCAAGAGAATGCTGTTGCTGCAGGACTTGCTTGTCTTCGTCTAGGTGCTAGTCTTGAAGACATCAAAAAAGGGATTGCGACTACTCGCGTACCTGGTCGTATGGAAGTTCTCACTCAGAAAAATGGTGCAAAAGTTTTCATCGACTACGCCCACAATGGTGACAGTCTTAAAAAACTTATTTCTGTCGTTGAAACTCATCAAACTGGAAAGATTGCTTTAGTACTTGGTTCAACTGGAAACAAGGGAGAAAGCCGTCGTAAGGACTTCGGACTTCTCCTCGATCAACATCCTGAAATTCAAGTCTTTCTAACAGCTGATGATCCAAACTATGAAGATCCGATGGCCATTGCAGATGAAATCAGTAGCTATATCCATCATCCTGTTGAAAAGATTGCTGACCGTGAGCAAGCTATCAAGGCTGCGATGTCTATCACAAATCAAGAACTGGATGCTGTCATTATCGCTGGTAAAGGAGCTGACTGCTACCAAATCATCCAAGGTAAGAAAGAAGACTATCCAGGTGATGCAGCCATCGCTGAACGTTATCTATAGTAAATTTAAAGAAGGCTAGGAAATTTCCTAGTCTTCTTCTATTATTTTATAAAGATGAGTCTTTCTTTATCAAATTCTACAGTCAACTCATATTTTCCATCTTCATTTTGAACGATATAACCTAATAAGACTAAACTATCAACAAAGATATCACGTCGTTTCTGCATGAGTTGATCTTTTTTGAGGAACTTGAGTAAAAAGGTAGTCATGTACTTGAGGGCATACTCAGGATTGACATCCCCTAAAATTCCGTAGAGCGCCTGCTGTTCTTCCGTCAAAGGATACTGATGCTTGACCTTATAAAAATAATTAGACAGTGTCATCTTTTCTCTTGCAAAATCGGTATATTCTTTTAAGATTGCTGCATTGGTTTGATTGCGCAATTCGGTCTGAAAATGTTTCTCCAGGATTTCTTGATAGATTGGGCTATTATCTCTCACAAAGACTTCTTGGTCCAGTTCAAGAGATTCTGTAGATTCTAGAAAGGGAAGATTGAGATAATAGCGTTTATTTTCTCTCAAAATCAAACCCGCCTTAATGTATTCCTCCAAGAGCTTGTCAACTGCGACCTCTGTAAACTGAGCCTTGATTTCACGGAGGATAACATCATCATGCTGATAAAGATAGTCTACCAAATCTCTAAAGAATGGTTGTCGCGTCAAACGAGATGGATTAAAAATCTGAATCATGAAGATTCCTTTCTTTACAAACTAAAAGTGGTGATGCTGCTAATTGACTCGGGTTAGTGCCAGGCTGATTCAGAGGTACAGGAAGCCCCAAATCTCGATAATATTCTCTCCAGAAATCACTAATCTCCTTCGTCCCATCCCCAAACTTCATGGGAATGGTCTCAAAAATAGGGAGTAGTTCAGTAATGAACTGAGAACAGTAAAAACCAGCTCCGTCGGGATAAAAGGAAGCATTGTAGGGAGCCCCTAAAAGGCTCTCTGCCAGCTTTTTGACTTCTTTTTGATCCATTTTTGGATAGCGATAAAGGTCATATACTTTCTCAGCTTCAAAGAAATCTTCAGGGGACTGGGCAAGGACACCACCTTCCACCGTAGCATGATAGACCTGTCCGTCCAAAAAGATGGCCACATGGCTATAGTTACCAGTAGATTCCTGGATGGCCTGTCCTATATCCGAATCATCTTTCACAAAAATCAAATCGCCAATTTCTAACATCTTTCTCTCCTAGCAAAAAAGGAGTCAAGACTCCTTTTTAACAATGGGTTTCCCCATCTATGATTATGCATTAAAGCTTTCTGTCAATTGAGGCACTACTTGTTTCTTACGTGAAACAGCACCTGGAAGGAAAGCGTGGTTGTTTTCAAGTTTGAAGTTGAAAGCTACTTCTACCTTGTCCATGTTTGATCCAAGAGCAAGGATTTCTGAGTTTGAGTTAACGATATCTGTGATCATCAAGACAAAGTCAGAGTAGCCATTTGCTGTATTTGCGGCTTGGATGGCTGCTTCGATTTCAGCTTGGCGTTCCAAGACTTCAGCAATATCAACTGTATTCACTTGGGCAACACGTACGTTGTTACCGTTCAATTCAAAAGTCTTTGCATCGATATCAATCAATTCTTCAGCAGATTTGCTTGCCAAATTTGTACCAGCCTTGAGCATGGCAAGACCGTATTCTTCCAAGTTCACACCAGCTAATTCAGCCAATTCAGGCGCAATCACCTTATCAGATGGGTGTGTTGTTGGAGATTTCAAAAGAAGGGTATCTGAAATCAAACCTGAAAGCATCAAACCTGCAATTTCTTTTGGAACAGCTACACCGTGTTCTTTGAACATGCGGTAAACGATAGAAGATGCTGATCCAACTGGTTCCAAACGCATGTAAAGTGGGCTTGCAGTTTCAAAGTTAGCCACACGGTGGTGGTCCACCACACCGTAAACTTCTACTTCAGCAATATCTGAAACTGATTGTTGGAATTCATTGTGGTCAGTCAAGATAACTTGTTCTGCACCTTCCGCTTTAGCAGATGTGATCACGCGCGGTGCTTCCACACCAAAATAGTTCAATACGAAAGCTGTTTCTTCATTTGGAGTTCCTAGAGCCACCGCTTCTGTATCCAAACCATAAGCTTCTTTTGCAAGATAAGCAAAGGCTACAGATGAACCAATAGCATCTGAATCTGGATTTTGGTGTCCAAATACTAGAATCTTAGACATGATAATACCTCGTTTCTTTATTCACTCTATTGTAGCATTTTTTTCAATTTTTGACAAAAGTAAGAGGAGTCAAAGAACTCCCCTCTACTCTTCAAAATGATTGATTAAATTTTTTTCTTGGTTGTCAGATAAAAATCTTTCCTTCTGTGGCCTCTTCTTACGTTTTAGAAGCGCTTCGGCTGACATGGCTTCTTCTTTACTATCGAAACCTTCTGCATAAATAAGTTTTACTGGCAACCGAGCTCGTGTGTACTTGGCTCCCTTACCACTATTGTGAACGGCAATCCGTTTCTTCACATCTGTTGTATAGCCTGTATAGTAGGAACCATCACGGCACTCTACCACATACATATAAGCCTTATGATCCATAGTAAATCTCTTGAATTTCTGGTGTATAAGTACCATCACTATTATGAACAATGAGTGGTGGTAAAACCTTAAAACCACTAGTGGAGCCGTCCTTGATAGCCTCGATCAAAAGCATATTGGCTTCTTTCTCCCGTTTAGGGTAAACAAATTGCAGACGCTTTGGAGCCAAATTGTGTTGTTGAAGCGTTTCTAAAATATCTAACAATCGATCTGGACGATGAACCATGGCTAAACGCCCATTGGATTTGAGAATACTTTGGGCACTACGGCAGATTTCCTTAAGATTGGTCGTAATTTCGTGCCGAGCCAACAAATAGTGCTCACTCTCGTTCAGATTAGAATTTGGATCCACTTTAAAATAGGGAGGGTTGCATAAAATCAAATCAACCTTACTCCCCTGAATGTAAGCAGGCATATTTTTCAAATCATCACAAATGACCTGCATCTGTTCTTCTAAGCCATTTAATCGGACTGACCGGTCTGCCATATCCGCCAATCGTTCCTGGATTTCAACAGACAGAATTTTCGCCTTAGTACGACTACTGGCAAAAAGTCCAACAGCTCCATTACCCGCACAAAAATCCACTATCAAGCCATTTTTAGGAAAGCGAGGAAAGCGTGACAAAAGTACACTATCCACCGAATAGCTAAAAACCTCTCTATTTTGAATAATCTTGATATCTGTAGAAAAGAGCTGATTGATTCTCTCTCCTGATTTTAATAATTCTTCTACCATACTTCTATTATAACAAACTATATTAACATTTCAAGAGAGAAAAAATCAATTAAGACTTTTTCTTATTTAGATTAGAGATAGCTTCCTTGGTCCAGATAGGCATCATGCGAGCCAAAGGAGCAAATCCGTATTTGACACGGTCACTTGAAAAACGTCTCCGTCTCGGTAATTGATGTTTCTCTTCTTCCAAAGTCCGAATAGAAAGACTTGCTTTCCCTGTATATTCGTCCAAATCGACAACTTGGACTTGAACTTCTTCACCGATTTTCAGTATATCATAGATATTCTCAATAAATCCTGTACGAATTTCAGAAATATGAATCAAGCCTGTAATACCAGTCTCTAACTCCACAAAGGCTCCATAAGACTGAATCCCTGTAATTCGCCCTGTTAGCTTATCACCTATTTTCATCCTAGTCCTCGATTTCAATCGTTTCGATAACGACATCTTCAACTGGCTTGTCCATTGCACCTGTTTCTACACCTGCAATTGCATCCAGAACTTCATAAGAAGCTTCATCCGCAAGTTGACCGAATACAGTATGACGACGGTCTAGATGAGGAGTTCCACCTTGTTCTGCATAAATTTCCGCAATTGGTTCTGGCCAACCACCACGAGCAATTTCTTTCTTAGAGTATGGCAAGTGTTGATTTTGCACGATAAAGAACTGGCTACCGTTTGTATTTGGTCCAGCATTAGCCATAGAAAGGGCTCCGCGGATATTGTAAAGTTCTTCTGAAAACTCGTCCTCAAATGACTCACCATAGATTGATTCGCCACCCATACCAGTACCAGTTGGATCTCCACCTTGAATCATAAAGTCCTTGATAATACGATGGAAAATGACACCATCATAGTAACCATCTTTTGAAAGAGCTACAAAGTTAGCTACTGTTTTAGGAGCATGTTCAGGGAAGAGCTTAATACGCAAGTCTCCGTGATTGGTCTTAATAGTCGCAATCGGACCTTCTACTGCTTCAATGTCTACTTGTGGAAACTGTAATTCTTTTTCTACCATACCAAATCCTTCTAAGGCATCGAAAATGCCATCTTCTTCTAATGTTTTTGTAATATAATCTGCTTTTTCTTTGATTTTGTCATGAGAAATGCCCATAGCAATACTAATGCCTGCATAATCAAAGAGCTCTAAATCGTTAAGTCCGTCCCCAAAAACCATCACGTTCTCAGGTTTAAGACCTAAATATTCTACAACTTTTGCTACACCAGCTGCTTTTGAACCTGAAATTGGTACCACATCTGACGAATGTTCATGCCAGCGTACCATACGCAAAGTCGATGCTAAACTTTCAGGCAAAGTCAGGTCATCTCCCTGATCCTCAAAAGTCCACATCTGATAGATGTCTTCTTTTTCATAAAAATCAGGATCAACATCCAAGTCAGGATAAATTGGATCAATGGCCTCACTAATCAACTCAGTTCTAGTGGAGAGTTTAGCAGTATGACTACCAACTAAACCATAGTCAATCCCCACTTCCTTAGTCCAAGCAATATAGGTTTCAACCTTATCTTTAGCGATTTTGTTACTATCAATCACATTGCCTTTTTTATCCTCAATATAGGCACCATTCAAGGTAACAAAAAAGTCAGGTTTAAGCTCGCGAATCTCTGGCACGACACCGAAAATCCCACGACCAGTCGCAATCCCAGTCAAAATACCTTTTTCACGCAATTGTTGAAATACTGTTGAAATTGAGGTGGGGATAAAACCAGTCTTTGAGTTTCTCAACGTATCATCAATATCAAAAAAAATAACCTTTATCTTTTTTGCCTTATATCTTAATTTCGCATCCATCACCTTTCCTCCTTCAATTCACTCTTTCCATTATACCATAAAGTAGAGAAATCCCACATCCCCAATAAAATCCTTGTCTCTTATCCGAATTCCTTTACTAGATACAAAACCAAATCATCATTATTTTGGCTAGTTGCATTCATTTCCAAGGGTTGATTTCGATACCAGACACCTGAACCATCTGGAATGTAGCCCCTTCTGATATACAATCTCTGGGCAGGTCCATAGCCTGAGTGCAAACCTACACCAAGAGTGACCTTACTCGAAACAAACTTGACTCGTTTTTCTGCTTCTTCTAGCAGTTGATTCCCAATTCCTTGATTTCGAAAAGGCTCAAACACATTAAAATCTGATAATTCTGGATAGACTTCTGCAAAAGGACCATGTTTAGCAGAGGGCAAAATGGTAACGTAGCCCGCTACAGCACCATCAATCTCTGCAACTAAGACTTCTCTCTCCCCACTTTCCTGTTCCAGAAAATATCTAGCCAAAATTTCCTCTCTACCAGGCCAACCTTGATTCATAAATCCATGAGATAAGGATTCAATATCAGACTTAATCATATTTCTAATCGTACAATTCATCTTTGACTTACCCACCTTTACTCTTTCTATTACCATTATAGCATGCCAAGGTCAGAAAAAAACTATCTCGTGAAAAAAGACCCACTCGGGTCTGAAAAAGAGGTCCACTCGGACCCAAACTCCCTCTCTCATTTCAAAGCTCGTGAAAAAAAACCGTCGGGATCTTAATTCACTTTCTTGTTTTCAAGATCATGAAAAAGAGGTCCACTGGACCTCAACTCGCTATCCCATTTCCATGCTCGTGAAAAAAAGACCCATTGGGGTCTGAAAAAGAGGTCCCCCGGACCTCTTTTTTAATCTTCGTTTACGAAAGGCATCAAAGCCATTACGCGAGCGCGTTTGATAGCTGTTGTTACTTTACGTTGGTTCTTCGCTGAAGTTCCAGTTACACGACGAGGAAGGATTTTTCCACGTTCTGAAACGAAACGGCTAAGAAGCTCAGTATCTTTGTAATCAACATATTCAATTTTGTTTGCTGCGATGTAATCAACTTTTTTACGGCGTTTGAATCCGCCACGACGTTGTTGAGCCATGTTTTTTCTCCTTTATAGTATTAATTGTCCATTAGAATGGTAAATCATCATCTGAAATATCCAAAGGATTAGTTGCTCCGAATGGATTTTCATCACGTGAAAAGTCAGGTACTGATTGTGTAGGTGCTGAGTAGTTTGAACTTGGTGCAGAATAAGCTCCACCTGTATGTCCTTCACGCACACTACGGCTTTCCAACATTTGGAAATTCTCAGCCACGACTTCTGTTACGTAGACACGTTGTCCTTGCTGGTTATCGTAACTACGAGTCTGGATACGACCTGTCACCCCGATAAGCGAGCCTTTTTTAGCCCAGTTAGCAAGATTTTCAGCCTGTTGGCGCCACATAACGACATTGATAAAATCAGCCTCACGTTCACCATTTTGACTCTTAAATGTACGGTTTACTGCAAGAGTAAAAGTCGCAACTGCTACATTTGATGGGGTATAACGCAACTCAGCGTCACGAGTCATACGCCCTACAAGTACAACATTGTTAATCATAATCTACCTTCTTACGCGTCAAGTTTGACGATCATGTGACGAAGAATGTCAGCGTTGATTTTTGAAAGACGGTCAAACTCTTTAAGAGCTGCGTCGTCGTTTGCTTCAACGTTAACGATGTGGTAAAGTCCTTCACGGAAATCTTGGATTTCGTATGCAAGACGACGTTTTTCCCATGTTTTTGATTCAACAACAGTTGCACCGTTGTCAGTCAAGATAGAGTCAAAACGTGCTACCAAAGCGTTTTTCGCTTCTTCTTCAATGTTTGGACGAATGATATAAAGAATTTCGTATTTAGCCATTGATATGTTCCTCCTTTTGGTCTAATGACCCCAAGACATTGCAAGGGGTAAGTGAGGTTTGCTCACAATAAATTATTATACTAGAAAAAAATTTTTTTCGCAAGTGAAAACTGCTTCTATTTTATTTTTTACAGTTTTTTTGCAGAAGTTTGTGCAATTTCTTCAACCTGAATATTCTCAGAATCAAATTTCTGTTTAAAGGTAGCTAGATCAACCGTTCCCTCAATTTGAACTTCGATAACAATCTTACCATCTTTACGTGGAATATTAACAGTATGAGAGATATTAAGATTTTCCTCAACGATTAAAGAAACAATCTTACCAAGTACCCCAACTTCATTTTCTGTGATAAAACGAACACGGATTCCCTCTTCGCCATAACCAGAAATTTCAAGAAATGCTCTGAATACATCACGGTCAGTAATGACACCATAAACTTGTTCATTATCAATAACTGGCAAGATTCCAATCTTATTTTTCAGCATAAGATAGGTTGCATCTTCCAAACTTGCATAACCGGAGACAGTTACAACATTACGAATCATGACGTCTTTTACTTTTGTTTTATTAAGCAAGTAATTCATCTCAAAGATTGAAAGACTCGTTGCTTTTGATGGACTGGCTTCAGCAATTGTTCCTTCTGTTACTAGACCAACTAATTTATCATTTTCAATAACAGGAAGACGATGCAAACCTTGTTCGCGCATCAAGTCTGCTGCATGTGCTACAGTCGTATCTGGGCTAATATATACGACCTTTCGTGTCATAAAATCTTTAACTGCCATAGGAACTCTCCTTTATGTTTATAGCTTTATTATACACTTTTTACGAAAATCAATCAAACGCTTTCATCTCTTTTTCAAGATTCTGAAAACTCTGAAATACTATAAAAAGAGCCCTATATTAGGGCCCTCAATCTTATGATTATGTAATTTGTTTGGCAATCTTTCCCGCAGACTAAGACAATCTTTATCTGCCGACTAAAAAGCTCCACCAGACTAATGTGGATTGCTTGCGCAATCTTTATCTGCCGACTAAAACAATCCACTGGTTCTGATGATTGCCAAGCAATCTCTATCCGCCGACTAAAAAGGTCCCCCGGACTAATGTGGATTGCTTTGCAATCTTTATCTGCCGACTAAAACAATCCACTGGATTGTTTTAGCCACCTAGATATGCTTTTCTGACTTCGTCTGATGCTGCGAGCTCTTTACCTGTTCCTGATAGGACAATCTTTCCTGTTTCCAGTACATAGCCTCGATCTGCGATGGCAAGTGCCTTATTGGCATTTTGCTCGATCAAAAGAACGGTC carries:
- the ssbA gene encoding single-stranded DNA-binding protein SsbA; this encodes MINNVVLVGRMTRDAELRYTPSNVAVATFTLAVNRTFKSQNGEREADFINVVMWRQQAENLANWAKKGSLIGVTGRIQTRSYDNQQGQRVYVTEVVAENFQMLESRSVREGHTGGAYSAPSSNYSAPTQSVPDFSRDENPFGATNPLDISDDDLPF
- a CDS encoding DUF1803 domain-containing protein → MIQIFNPSRLTRQPFFRDLVDYLYQHDDVILREIKAQFTEVAVDKLLEEYIKAGLILRENKRYYLNLPFLESTESLELDQEVFVRDNSPIYQEILEKHFQTELRNQTNAAILKEYTDFAREKMTLSNYFYKVKHQYPLTEEQQALYGILGDVNPEYALKYMTTFLLKFLKKDQLMQKRRDIFVDSLVLLGYIVQNEDGKYELTVEFDKERLIFIK
- a CDS encoding S1 RNA-binding domain-containing protein translates to MKIGDKLTGRITGIQSYGAFVELETGITGLIHISEIRTGFIENIYDILKIGEEVQVQVVDLDEYTGKASLSIRTLEEEKHQLPRRRRFSSDRVKYGFAPLARMMPIWTKEAISNLNKKKS
- a CDS encoding GNAT family N-acetyltransferase, with protein sequence MNCTIRNMIKSDIESLSHGFMNQGWPGREEILARYFLEQESGEREVLVAEIDGAVAGYVTILPSAKHGPFAEVYPELSDFNVFEPFRNQGIGNQLLEEAEKRVKFVSSKVTLGVGLHSGYGPAQRLYIRRGYIPDGSGVWYRNQPLEMNATSQNNDDLVLYLVKEFG
- a CDS encoding manganese-dependent inorganic pyrophosphatase, which encodes MSKILVFGHQNPDSDAIGSSVAFAYLAKEAYGLDTEAVALGTPNEETAFVLNYFGVEAPRVITSAKAEGAEQVILTDHNEFQQSVSDIAEVEVYGVVDHHRVANFETASPLYMRLEPVGSASSIVYRMFKEHGVAVPKEIAGLMLSGLISDTLLLKSPTTHPSDKVIAPELAELAGVNLEEYGLAMLKAGTNLASKSAEELIDIDAKTFELNGNNVRVAQVNTVDIAEVLERQAEIEAAIQAANTANGYSDFVLMITDIVNSNSEILALGSNMDKVEVAFNFKLENNHAFLPGAVSRKKQVVPQLTESFNA
- a CDS encoding GIY-YIG nuclease family protein, whose amino-acid sequence is MDHKAYMYVVECRDGSYYTGYTTDVKKRIAVHNSGKGAKYTRARLPVKLIYAEGFDSKEEAMSAEALLKRKKRPQKERFLSDNQEKNLINHFEE
- a CDS encoding YiiX/YebB-like N1pC/P60 family cysteine hydrolase; the protein is MLEIGDLIFVKDDSDIGQAIQESTGNYSHVAIFLDGQVYHATVEGGVLAQSPEDFFEAEKVYDLYRYPKMDQKEVKKLAESLLGAPYNASFYPDGAGFYCSQFITELLPIFETIPMKFGDGTKEISDFWREYYRDLGLPVPLNQPGTNPSQLAASPLLVCKERNLHDSDF
- a CDS encoding tRNA1(Val) (adenine(37)-N6)-methyltransferase, translated to MVEELLKSGERINQLFSTDIKIIQNREVFSYSVDSVLLSRFPRFPKNGLIVDFCAGNGAVGLFASSRTKAKILSVEIQERLADMADRSVRLNGLEEQMQVICDDLKNMPAYIQGSKVDLILCNPPYFKVDPNSNLNESEHYLLARHEITTNLKEICRSAQSILKSNGRLAMVHRPDRLLDILETLQQHNLAPKRLQFVYPKREKEANMLLIEAIKDGSTSGFKVLPPLIVHNSDGTYTPEIQEIYYGS
- the rpsF gene encoding 30S ribosomal protein S6 — translated: MAKYEILYIIRPNIEEEAKNALVARFDSILTDNGATVVESKTWEKRRLAYEIQDFREGLYHIVNVEANDDAALKEFDRLSKINADILRHMIVKLDA
- a CDS encoding bifunctional Cof-type HAD-IIB family hydrolase/peptidylprolyl isomerase; protein product: MDAKLRYKAKKIKVIFFDIDDTLRNSKTGFIPTSISTVFQQLREKGILTGIATGRGIFGVVPEIRELKPDFFVTLNGAYIEDKKGNVIDSNKIAKDKVETYIAWTKEVGIDYGLVGSHTAKLSTRTELISEAIDPIYPDLDVDPDFYEKEDIYQMWTFEDQGDDLTLPESLASTLRMVRWHEHSSDVVPISGSKAAGVAKVVEYLGLKPENVMVFGDGLNDLELFDYAGISIAMGISHDKIKEKADYITKTLEEDGIFDALEGFGMVEKELQFPQVDIEAVEGPIATIKTNHGDLRIKLFPEHAPKTVANFVALSKDGYYDGVIFHRIIKDFMIQGGDPTGTGMGGESIYGESFEDEFSEELYNIRGALSMANAGPNTNGSQFFIVQNQHLPYSKKEIARGGWPEPIAEIYAEQGGTPHLDRRHTVFGQLADEASYEVLDAIAGVETGAMDKPVEDVVIETIEIED
- a CDS encoding UDP-N-acetylmuramoyl-L-alanyl-D-glutamate--L-lysine ligase; amino-acid sequence: MIKIETILDILKKDGLFREIIDQGHYHYNYNDVIFDSISYDSRTTKENTLFFAKGAAFKKEYLFSAIAQGLNWYVAEQDYEVGIPVIVVNNIKKAMSLIAMEFYGNPQEKLKILAFTGTKGKTTAAYFAYHILSQRYPTALLSTMNTTLDGKTFFKSSFSTPENIDLFDMMAQAVKNGRTHLVMEVSSQAYLVNRVYGLTFDVGVFLNITPDHIGPIEHPTFEDYFYHKRLLMKNSRAVVINSDMDHFSILKEQVVNQEHDFYGSQSNNQIENSKAFNFSATGKLAGDYDIQLIGHFNQENAVAAGLACLRLGASLEDIKKGIATTRVPGRMEVLTQKNGAKVFIDYAHNGDSLKKLISVVETHQTGKIALVLGSTGNKGESRRKDFGLLLDQHPEIQVFLTADDPNYEDPMAIADEISSYIHHPVEKIADREQAIKAAMSITNQELDAVIIAGKGADCYQIIQGKKEDYPGDAAIAERYL
- a CDS encoding CBS domain-containing protein; translation: MAVKDFMTRKVVYISPDTTVAHAADLMREQGLHRLPVIENDKLVGLVTEGTIAEASPSKATSLSIFEMNYLLNKTKVKDVMIRNVVTVSGYASLEDATYLMLKNKIGILPVIDNEQVYGVITDRDVFRAFLEISGYGEEGIRVRFITENEVGVLGKIVSLIVEENLNISHTVNIPRKDGKIVIEVQIEGTVDLATFKQKFDSENIQVEEIAQTSAKKL
- the rpsR gene encoding 30S ribosomal protein S18; this translates as MAQQRRGGFKRRKKVDYIAANKIEYVDYKDTELLSRFVSERGKILPRRVTGTSAKNQRKVTTAIKRARVMALMPFVNED